One window of Pandoraea oxalativorans genomic DNA carries:
- a CDS encoding IS3 family transposase (programmed frameshift) has translation MKKSRFTDSQILEALKRAEAGLAVPELCRELGISSATFYKWRSKYGGMDASMMSRMKELEAENTRLRKMYIEEKLKAEIASEAPAKKVLKPSRRREMAKQVVQQRRVSIRVACAVLGISESCYRYAAKLNTENEEIADWLLRITGCHRNWGFLLCYFYLRNVKGFGWNHKRIYRIYRELELNLRIKPKKRLVRETPQPLSVPEAINEVWSMDFMHDQPVDGRSIRTLNVIDDFNREALGIEVDFSLPSERVIRTLKQHMEWRGKPKVIRCDNGPEYLSAAIVTWTQKQGIRLEYIEPGKPQQNAYIERFNRTARYEWLSQYLWEDLEQVREAAADWMWIYNHERPNMALGGFTPKQRLAMVA, from the exons ATGAAGAAGTCGAGATTCACGGACAGCCAGATACTGGAGGCGCTCAAGCGCGCGGAGGCTGGGCTGGCGGTGCCGGAGCTGTGCCGAGAACTGGGCATCAGTTCGGCAACGTTTTATAAGTGGCGCTCGAAGTACGGCGGCATGGACGCGTCGATGATGTCGCGCATGAAGGAGCTGGAGGCGGAGAATACCCGGCTTCGCAAGATGTACATCGAGGAGAAGCTCAAGGCTGAGATTGCCTCGGAGGCCC CTGCAAAAAAAGTTCTGAAGCCATCTCGTCGGCGCGAGATGGCAAAGCAAGTTGTGCAACAGCGGCGCGTGTCAATTCGTGTGGCGTGCGCGGTGCTCGGCATCAGCGAGTCGTGCTACCGGTACGCGGCGAAGTTGAACACGGAGAACGAAGAGATTGCCGACTGGCTACTGCGTATTACGGGCTGCCATCGCAACTGGGGTTTTCTGCTGTGCTACTTCTACCTGCGTAATGTGAAGGGATTCGGCTGGAACCACAAGCGCATTTACCGAATTTACCGGGAGCTGGAGCTGAACCTGCGCATCAAGCCGAAAAAGCGGCTGGTGCGCGAAACGCCGCAGCCGCTATCGGTACCGGAGGCCATCAATGAAGTGTGGTCGATGGACTTCATGCATGACCAACCGGTTGACGGGCGCAGTATCCGGACGCTGAACGTGATTGATGATTTCAACCGCGAGGCGCTGGGCATCGAGGTGGATTTCTCGTTGCCATCCGAGCGGGTGATTCGCACGCTGAAGCAGCATATGGAATGGCGAGGCAAGCCGAAGGTCATCCGGTGCGACAACGGCCCGGAATATTTGAGTGCGGCCATCGTGACATGGACGCAGAAGCAAGGCATCCGGCTGGAATACATCGAGCCGGGCAAGCCGCAGCAGAATGCGTATATCGAACGGTTCAACCGGACTGCGCGATACGAATGGCTGTCGCAGTACCTGTGGGAGGACCTGGAGCAGGTTCGCGAAGCGGCGGCCGACTGGATGTGGATTTACAATCACGAGCGCCCGAATATGGCATTGGGCGGTTTTACCCCGAAGCAGCGGCTTGCCATGGTCGCTTAG
- a CDS encoding MerR family DNA-binding transcriptional regulator, with the protein MKQDGEIRLLLEERRKGTSQKLAAARTGMSERTVRKYERAGKLPSQMKAPTTHRTRTNPFLTDWPWVQAQLQRDPALQAKTELLSNLVYGVLWEI; encoded by the coding sequence ATGAAGCAAGACGGAGAAATCAGATTGTTGCTGGAAGAACGACGCAAAGGAACGAGCCAGAAGTTAGCGGCAGCCAGGACCGGCATGAGCGAGCGGACGGTACGCAAATACGAACGCGCCGGCAAGCTGCCGAGCCAGATGAAGGCGCCGACAACGCACCGTACCCGAACCAACCCTTTCCTGACGGATTGGCCGTGGGTCCAGGCGCAACTGCAGCGAGATCCGGCGTTGCAGGCCAAGACGGAGCTATTGTCGAATCTGGTGTACGGGGTGCTTTGGGAAATATGA